From Proteiniborus sp. DW1:
TCTCAACATATGAGCTCTTGAATCTACTATTGATTTCCTAAAGTGGCTACCATTACAGCTTTTATAGTATGCACTCTATTTTCAGCTTCATCAAATACAACTGAGTGTTTGCTTTCAAAGACTTCATCTGTAACTTCCATAGCTGTTAATCCATATTTTTCATATATTTCTAAGCCAACTGAAGTTTTCAAATCATGAAATGCTGGTAAACAGTGTAAGAATAACACATTTTCATCAGCTTTTTTTATCATATCCATATTCACTTGATATGCTTTTAAAAGCCTAATTCTTTCCTCAAAGTGTTCTTCTTCACCCATAGATACCCAAACATCTGTATAGATAACATCTACAGCCTTCACTCCATCATCAACTGAATCTGTAATAGTTATACTAGCACCTGTTTCCTTTGCAATTTCTCTTGCAGTATTTACTATCTCATCTTCTGGGAATAATTCCTTTGGAGAAACTATTCTCATATCCATTCCCATTTTAGCCCCACCAATTAATAGTGAGTTTGCCATGTTATTTCTTCCATCTCCTACATATGCAAACTTAATCCCTTTCAAATATCCTTTATGCTCTTTTATAGTTAAAAAGTCTGCTAAAATTTGCGTTGGATGATATTTATCAGTTAGTCCATTCCATACAGGAACTCCTGAATATTCTGCTAGTTCTTCTACCGTTTCGTGTTTAAATCCTCTAAACTCTATACCATCAAACATCCTGCCTAAAACTCTTGCAGTATCTGCGACCGATTCCTTTTTGCCTAGCTGAATATCTCCCTTACCCAAATACTCTGCATGTGCTCCCTCATCAACTGCTGCTACAGTAAATGCACATCTTGTTCTAGTAGAAGGTTTTTCAAA
This genomic window contains:
- the argF gene encoding ornithine carbamoyltransferase, whose product is MAFNLKGRHFLTLRDFSPKEIEYLIDLAADLKRLKYAGIKPRNLEGKNIALIFEKPSTRTRCAFTVAAVDEGAHAEYLGKGDIQLGKKESVADTARVLGRMFDGIEFRGFKHETVEELAEYSGVPVWNGLTDKYHPTQILADFLTIKEHKGYLKGIKFAYVGDGRNNMANSLLIGGAKMGMDMRIVSPKELFPEDEIVNTAREIAKETGASITITDSVDDGVKAVDVIYTDVWVSMGEEEHFEERIRLLKAYQVNMDMIKKADENVLFLHCLPAFHDLKTSVGLEIYEKYGLTAMEVTDEVFESKHSVVFDEAENRVHTIKAVMVATLGNQ